A window of Pleuronectes platessa chromosome 20, fPlePla1.1, whole genome shotgun sequence genomic DNA:
CTCTCAATTCTGATTGGTCAACCACTTCCAGTGAACTTACAAAATGTCGCTCTCTGCTCTCGCCTTACCTAGCTTTGTTAGGGGGCGTGTCAGACATGCGTCACCAGAAGTGGGTGTGGTCTACTAACGAGGTGCTTCATGTGTTTCAGGAGATTTACAGTTTcctgtggggggtgggggggggggggggggagctcccTTCATCacagactttgggctttttcactTGCACAATAAGAAAAACTGATCATAGAGCAGCTGCGTCGTGGAGGGTTCAATCAGCTACAGACCCCGCCCCCAAATTCTCCAAATTCAACTCGTCTAAGATTCACTGACCAATGAGAAAGTGTCtctgagcagcagctccaggagtTAGTGAGCAGCTGCTCTGTTCTGTAGAAACATGATGAGGAACTCACTGAACCGACCAATGAAAAACTGAGACTCCACGTTTCAATTCATGGATGAAAACAATCAAGACTCAGACGTGTTGATCTCTGAGCGGCAGAGGTTGTAGCGTTAGCATTATGCTACATGTAGCTCACTTCTTCCTTCTGTCAAAGCTTCGCTAAATGTCAGCTCCACTCTCAAGTGTCACATCACACCTAACACCAGTTAGCATCATGCTACACACCAGTCAGCAAACTAGCATGACTCTTCATTTGATGCTATGTGTTTTAGCATGAAGGAGGTTAAGTTTCCTCATGGTACTCAATGAAAAAGAGTTTTCACACATTTTCTCACTTTGGCTCAGGTGTCTCCCAACTGGAGGTTAAAGGTCCTCAACAGATCAGTCAGTGCATCCCATCTGACCACAGATCAGAAGCTGACAGACTTCATGAACAGTTCAACTTCATTTTAGACTTCTCCTTGTGGAGCTCAGAGCAGAATCAGGGTCAGATCTCGAGCCTCTGATCGTGGATCGAGCTCCTCGGACCTGAGTAAAGATCTGGGTCAGTTTGTAGATTCAGTCTCAACATCTTTGCTCCATCTCATGTCGAGTGTAACCTGATCTCGGGTTCGAGACACGCACGCCATGACGAGGCCTGGAGCTGAAAGTGATCCAGCATTTCTCTGGGCGCTGATATGTTTAGCTTCCTGCAGCAGCGCCTGAGCTGCAGGAACAGGTGCTGTGGTTATTTATGGAGCAGGATCAAGGCCTGTGCACGAGCTGTCTGCATGAGACActttcacaaacacagattcaaaCCTGACTGAACATTAGaatgagaagaaaacacagtttgtgtgtCCAATGAACGACTCCTTGATTTCTTACTTCATTTACTGGTGATGTTCACTGAGGTTCAcgctctgtcctgtgtcctcctccctcaggGCGACCAGGAGGTGAAGGAAGTTGCACCCGGCAACGAGTCAGCCGAACCCGGTGGTGGCGCCAGAGCTGAGGTGGAACCGGACAAGTTCGAGCTTCCTCCAGAGTCGGACGAGGAGTACATGGTCGTGGAGGAGGCCGACTCCGCAGCTGCCGGCCGCATGAAGAAAACGGGCCTGACTCGCATCGAGAGCTTCAAAGCCACTTTCTCCAAGGAGAACATGAGCAAGACCCGCGATAACCTGGGCACCAAGGTCAACAAGTTCGGTGAGCGCATCGTGACGGCTGAGAGGCGTGAGAAGATCCGTCAGTCCGGAGAGAGGCTGAAGCAGTCGGGCGAGAGGCTGAAGGACACCATCAGCAAGAGCGTCCCGGCCAAGCTCAACCTGAAGAAGGAGAGGACTGTGGCGGAGGGCCAGGAAGGAGCCGAGGGCGCCACGGACGGAGCCGTGCCCATCCCTCCACCCAAGGGCCGCAAGGGCAGTGCGGAGCCGGCCAAGATGGCTGCCGACGAGGGCAAGGCGGAGGAGTCGGAGGTGCCGATGTACGACATGAAGCAGTTATCGTAAATAGTGACAGAGACGAGATCTGGGGCGTTTTCTTTGGACTACTGTGACCACAGAGAAGGAGCGATCAAAGTCagtagggggcgctgctgccaagtggagctgcaggagagagaatCATAAAGTTTAACTTTAGTTTGAaagtgactgaaggaagtggaAGGAACCGGTCGCAGATCCAATCAGAACAGCAACTAAACTAACTCCTGAAATCTCTGAGCTGCCACGAGGTCCGGACACTGTTAttgaaatcattattattattcatcagAACATTTAGACTGTGGAGAAACATTCAtttcctcatcatcctcttcatcatcttcactctgctgctctctgtttcTACACAGGAGACATTTCATTGTGTGGTtggtttgtaaaatgtttaacacaaagtaaaaatgtaaaacatgaaTATCTGTGTGTAAGttgaactaaataaaataatttatcatATTTACACATTATATCAATTATCTTATCACCcaagtaaaacatttaaatagaaGCACTGGTTTTAAAACCGCTTCCttattgattgattaaaaaGTCAAGAACATCAATGACCTCAACGGTCTGGTGTATAAATAACATTTATGTTTACTTTAATATTCattaacctttgacctgtgaGGAGTGATCACATTCTACATTAGAAATAAATTAACCGCGAAAATTACAGTTCTTCACTGACATGTTTTTCAGAGCCAGGAGTCAAACTACAGACCTGACGGCAGAGCAGAGCCCTTTAATCTGATGTtgtatctgcacacacacacacacacacacacacacacacatataatacatgtatatttccacatttcagtttatgttatttcagagtatatattacattttacagCTCGCCCTGTTGAAGCATTGAAACTAGTTTATAGAGCTGCATCATCAAACTGTGTTTATGTCTCAAACTGAAATTAAACACTAAAGAGTTTATTCTGTAAGAAACATTTTCTCTGTGATGATTTCACACATGatgagtgtgtgtacgtgttgtgtagttggtgtttgtgaggcagcagcaggttgtcgggtccgactcgttcacacaggaacatgtgaggaacatccaggcgaggggcggagcctgtagagcagcaggaggcggagcctgtagagcagcaggaggcgggacatgacgtataaactctgctgtggacagatcagtgttgttgtttacatctcgtccacaccggagtcggccctcatcaccagaagatctggaatctcctcgtgtttccaagtggacgtcttcatcttctacgtgtccggctcctcttcttcatcctgagatgtttttgttcttcagtttcacgtcacgtgttagaaacctcatcaacacgtccactcgctcactgggaagcttccacacattgtcctgctggttcctcacatggactctgacatgttacacacatgttaccaggaggctgcaggagaagatccaggacatgtccagagacactgactcagacatttgttctcacatccagaacctccagaacacgtcaggaacatgtcaggaacacttcaggaacatgtgaggaatacGTGAGGAACACTTCAGGACCTCATTTATTTAAGAGTTTTtctagtgttttgtgtttttcagtttctgCTGCTGAGTGACTGCATGGCTGTAGTTTGTCAGTGACGTTCTATCGAAGCTGTTTTTCATGTTGAGAGAATAAAAGTTTGTAAACCATTAATCGCAAACTGTCATTTAAGGTTTTTTATTGATTCAATATTAAACACAGCAACTGTTAAGACTcaagaacacacagagaaagtgttgTGAAGTACAATCTTTGTACTGACTGTTGTTTTATTCTTGTCTGTATCTGATTCTTCtcttttacattaaaatatttaCTCTGATGagattttttactttaagaaacaaatcaaaacatcaATTTGAACACAGCTGTTCAAAGTCTGAAAAGGATGAAGAAAGTTCACACAGttaaaaaccaaagtttgatTCTTTATCAACAACAAATCAAAAGATCTTCATTAAAGATGAGATGACATCAGAGCAGATTGACCCTCTGTGGTGGAGCCTCCAGCAGACGGAGCTCTGACTCCACCCGTCTGCAGCCGGTGATGTGGTCACTTGCAGTCGCAGAGCAGAGCGGCGCCTCGCAGCGTCCAGTGCTCGGCCGGCTGAGAACTCCTGAGCGTCAGCGAGAAGACGAAGTTCAGGTCGGTGCGGCGCGGCTTCTTGTAAACCGGACACGAGTACAGGCTGATGGCGCCGGCTGCGGCCGGGCGCCTGCTGTCGGCCATGTTGGCTGCGCTGACGGCGTAGACGTGGACCACGGGGAGAGGAGTGAAGAGGACCTGAGGACGGACAGATCCACTTACTTCTTCTTCTATTCATTATTTGTtatccatttattttatttttgtattaaaattgttatcatattttacattcatacattttaatgtATGTAATGAATTAATAGTGTAATTTTATTtgagataattattttatttctatgcATTAGCAACTTCTGAGAACtagtattttgtttttattgctgtatTCAACTCATGTATcattttgtaatattttgtaatatttgtgttgttgatgaAACACTGACCTTGGGCAGAGCCTCAGTGAGTTTGGCGGCTCGCCGGTCCCACGCCGCTCCGTCCAGGAAGAGGCCGTAGATGTAGACCCCGCCCACATCCAGAGGGGGCGGAGCCAACACGTCCTCCCTCATCATCCTGGTGACATCATTGTTAAGGGTAACCGTGTCCAAGGCCCAGCCCCTGGAGATGTTGGCGCGAGTTGTTTCCTGACGCATCGCCGTGAGGAAcccctacacacagacagacacacacagacacacacagacacacagacacacacacacacacacatttaaacaatttatttgaatccaccaatcatattcatacaaaaaggattcaaacatttctcagagCTTGAATACAGCTCAGTGATTCATGGGTACAAGAAACATCTCCTACGCCAAACAGCAAGACTTCCTATAGCAGCGGATACTTTAGATTGTGTCTTACTAAGTCCTGCCAGTCGTAGTCCACTGACCGAAAGCTTATGGACATGCCCCAGACTTCCAAATATCAATACTACCAGCTTACATGTATAGCCTAGGTCTCTTATTTTAGCAGCAATGGGCTGGTATTTGGTCAACTTGTCACGGAAGGCTATGTCCATATAGAGGTCATAGACACAGGCTACCTCAAGGACTACTACCTCCCTTTAAGCTTGTCCAATAAAACAACATCAGGGGTGTTAGGggtgttaacacacacacacacacacacacacacacacacacacacacacacacacacacacacacacacacacacacacacacacacacacacacacacacacacacacacacacacacacacacacacacacacacacacacacacacacacacacacaaacaaacacacacacacacacacacacacacacacaccggtgtGATTGAGAACAATTGAATAAaaagtgtcgtccatcttcatttacacTTTACAAACCTGAGGGTTGAAGAAACCAGTGAGCCAGAACTGGTTTGGTCGGCCGCTGCTGATCCAGCCGCTGAGCTGCTGGTTCCTCTCCAGTAACTCACTGAACCAGAAACCCAACGTGGCCGACGGCCAGCTGAGCCGCAGCCACAGGCGAGGGATCCGGGCATCGAACATGCAGTCGAGAGCATCACGCAGGTCCTCCGCCATGATGATGGTGCCTGCAGCGAGAAGGAGATAAACCtagggtgtgcgtgtgtgtgtgtgtgttcgagtgtgtgtgtgtgtgtgtgtgtgtgactgtgtgtgtgtgtgtgtgtgttcgagtgtgtgtgtgcggtgacGGACCATCGATGGCCAGCTTGAGGTCAGTGAGCGTGCTCCGGACGCTGCTGATGACTCGCTGCATGcgctccacttcctgtcggAGGAAGATGTTCATTGGCTGAAGTGGACCCATCTTCTGCagttgacctttaaccttcaaaacacacacacacttgagttACTTAACTTTTGTGCAGAGAAACATGTGACGTGTGTGATGGGTCTGTCCGTTTCTCTCTTGAACCTTTCTTCATGAAACACGCACCTCATGCGGGACGTAGTCAGGTGGCAGCTTCTCCAGCATCTCATTGGCCAGCCTCTGCACGCTGGTTTCCCTGGTCTCCCCAGCCCCTCCCCCGCTGTCTTTTGGTTGGATGTTGATAATGGTGCTGAGCGTCTCATTGGCCAGGTTGGTCTGGTATGTGATGTCAGCGTTGGGGTGGAGCCCGAACACCTGCAGACGAAAGGCTCGTTAGTAAAAGAGGCGTGAACCTGGACGTCCGTCCGTCTCTGAGGACGCTCACCTCAGGAGAGTCCACCGGCGGCAGGGACTCGATGTGCTGCAGGACGTCCTGGACCGTCCTGACCTTGGAGGGGACGCTGTAGCCTttgtagaaacagaacttttcgcTGAACGTGTTCTCGCTGAACCAGACACGAGTGAAGGTGTTCAGGAGACACTTGTCCAGGTCGTCGGTTACTCTGCCGCCATATTGGACCTCACCTGGGGACGGACGAGAAGAAACCGTCATGTGGATCAGACGTGGATCAGATGTGGATCAGGTGTGGATCAGGTGTGGATCAGGTGTGGATCAGGTGTGGATCAGGTGTGGATCAGGTGTGGATCAGGTGTGGATCAGGTGTCACGTGGAGATAGTTTGACTTCAAGACTTTGGCATTTCTACTTTTCTTCAGGTTAATAAAATCTTTTTAGAAAGAAGCAGGTTGATGAACTTGTAACTCTGTAACTCTGTAACTGGTTTAAAGAGGTCGGACCCAGCATGTAGCGAAGGCAGCTCCAGTTCACGCCTCTCTTGGAGTCCAGGTCGTCCAGGTGGTTCTGGACAAACTGGACGCTGGAGGTGAAGTCGGCCTGGTTGAACTCGTACGGGATGTTCCAGCCCAGAGGACCGAACTTACGACGCTCCTAACGGGAGtcagagagcggggggggggagaaatgaGAAGAACTGTCATGACGGACTCTGATCATCTGCTGGTTCCTTGCATGAGAACAGATGAGACACCTGGACCGTGGTGTGGAGGAAGGCCACAGCGTAGAGGAGAGGTTTCCACTGAGGCAGGTTGCTGATCTCTAACTGGTCCTGGGTCACACCATTAAAGGTTCTCTTCAGTCCGGCTTTCATTCCTGATGGAGACACATTGACCAGTGGTTCAGGAAGTAAAAATCATTTTCTGAAGAAAGGTTCTGATTGTCCGCCAGTTCCTGAACTCTTTGAATAACGatatataattattaatgaTAAACACAGATTTGTGCCTTTACTGAAACGTCAACGGAGAAAATTATAAATTTACTCCCTGAACAGAAATGCTAAATGTACGTTGCTGCTGTGTGAAGGGTCTTCTCACCAAGAGGAGGTTCGTTGGTGAACTTGATGGACGACTGAAGGAAGGTGATGGgaaatctacacacacacacacacacacacacacacacacacacacacacacacacacacacacacacacacacacacacacacacacacacacacacacacacagttaaattatAGATGGGGATGTCCAGTCTTTAACTCCAGCGCCACCCTCTGGTCAAACTTCACATTTTAATCCGCTACTCCATCAAATCGTCGTTGTAATAAACACTGCAGCCTGTAGGTGGCGCCAGCGGGGCACGTGTGATGTCATCCGTTACCGCGGGTGCACGTCGGTCGTCAGCCACACCCGGAAACCACTGTGCACGTTCTCCGGGGTTGCCTTGGTGACCGTCTCCAGCAGCTCATCCAGGAAGTCCAGTCCCAGGTGGCAGttctggaggaggagccagccTCCATCTGTCATGCTATTGGCCAATAGCCTGCGAGCGTGAATCTCCTGGCCCTGCCCCATGGAGATGGGCGAGCAcggcgccccctgcaggatgAGAGCATCAGGTCTTGTTAAACCTCCGTGTCTCTCTTCACATACTCACCTTCTCTAAACAGATCAGATTCATTCTTCTCGTTCCTCACCTTGTTCTTGGCGAGCCGCTCTATGTTCTCAGTCGGGTCCGAGCCCATCGACAGCAGACAGACCATTGGCGTCCGGTAGTCGCTCTCTGCCAACATGGCGTCCAGGTCCAGAACCAAACCTTCAGCGTACTGTTGACCCAGCGACTGGGAGATGTAGCGTCGCGCCTGttcaaccaacacacacatcgtGAACATCCCAGTCTGAGCAGGAGGTGGCGTGCAGCCGGAGATCTGGACGGACCTGAGCGATGGTTCGGTCCGGACACCAGCTCCGGATCAGCAGAAGCTTCCGGAAGGTGTCGAGCTTTTCCTCGTACCCGTCGGGCAGCGCGGCTTCCTCTGGAGCCGGGAGGTCgaaccagctcctccaggtccGTTCGTTCTGACCCACCTGGAACCAGGGACAGAGGAATGTGAAGATCTGAGGTCCAGGTCTCACCTGACCCCATGTGACTGGTCCTACCTGAGTCACATGGGGTCAGGTCTCACCTGACCCCATGTGACTGGTCCTACCTGAGTCACATGGGTTCAGGTCTCACCTGACCCCATGTGACTGGTCCTACCTGAGTCAGGATCTGACTGAACTGAGGCAGAACCGACAGCTGCACCAGGTTCAGCCACGTCTGGTCCAGGATCCAGCGTCGTGGTTTAGGTTCTACAGAGTTCAGGTCCAGAGAGGCcccgcctacacacacacacacacacacacacacacacacacacacacacacacacacacacacacacacacacacacacacacacaca
This region includes:
- the cavin4b gene encoding caveolae-associated protein 4b; translated protein: MTDKAAMPSGGGGGDDAGSIMALLERVAGLMDSVQTTQQRMEERQLELENTVKTIQSDVVKLTSAHANTSSSVDRLLEKTRKVSRHIKDVRVRVENQNIRVKKVEVTQGDLLAKNKFRVVIYQGDQEVKEVAPGNESAEPGGGARAEVEPDKFELPPESDEEYMVVEEADSAAAGRMKKTGLTRIESFKATFSKENMSKTRDNLGTKVNKFGERIVTAERREKIRQSGERLKQSGERLKDTISKSVPAKLNLKKERTVAEGQEGAEGATDGAVPIPPPKGRKGSAEPAKMAADEGKAEESEVPMYDMKQLS